A genomic window from Solanum stenotomum isolate F172 chromosome 10, ASM1918654v1, whole genome shotgun sequence includes:
- the LOC125841729 gene encoding F-box only protein 13, which produces MASRRNLKRKSIEDEDLVFPLDELNQDLLERVLSWLPTSTFLRLSSVSKRWKSATNSPVFHHACSEIPSREPWFYMVDSSQSVEFKNQQHFVYDSAEMNWKFLTYPSNFLDENQLNQSNFLPVAASGGLLCFHNGENGEFLICNPVTSSYRKLPLLDYSDTLSAIGMISTQESYKLFLIFGEIPNLSFRIYDSTTDSWEDSAILSKKSPTCPAAQSCSTDDEEEEDDDRMLYFLSKCGNVVGTEIQKNPCKQYSSITTKGDGQEILCFLNSSGKVVACNLTEKHFFEYPRLLPLHHEYSIDLVECGGELLAVVLSEFLDTASLRIWKFDENEWAWNQVLSMPSAISHEFYSKKVDINCTGSSEHMFVCISNSGSTDDDESCRYFLCKLAENEWTELPACSGKFSCAFSFQPRIEASV; this is translated from the coding sequence ATGGCTTCTAGGAGGAATTTAAAGAGAAAATCAATTGAAGATGAAGATCTTGTTTTTCCACTGGATGAACTTAATCAAGATCTTCTTGAAAGGGTTCTTTCATGGCTTccaacttcaacttttctaagATTAAGTTCAGTCAGCAAGAGGTGGAAATCTGCTACTAATTCCCCTGTTTTCCACCATGCTTGCTCTGAAATTCCATCAAGAGAACCTTGGTTCTACATGGTTGATTCTTCACAATCAGTCGAATTCAAGAATCAACAACACTTTGTTTATGATTCTGCTGAAATGAACTGGAAATTCCTCACCTACCCATCTAATTTTCTTGATGAAAATCAGCTTAATCAGTCGAATTTCCTACCTGTTGCTGCTTCTGGTGGACTCCTCTGTTTTCATAACGGCGAAAATGGTGAATTCCTCATTTGTAACCCTGTTACTTCCTCGTATCGCAAGCTTCCTTTATTGGATTATTCCGATACCCTTTCTGCCATTGGAATGATTTCTACTCAGGAATCGTATAAACTCTTCTTAATTTTCGGAGAAATTCCGAATCTTTCTTTCAGAATCTATGATTCCACTACAGATAGCTGGGAAGACTCTGCAATTTTGAGTAAGAAATCTCCTACTTGCCCTGCAGCACAATCCTGTAGTactgatgatgaagaagaagaagacgatgATCGAATGCTCTATTTCTTGAGCAAATGTGGGAATGTAGTAGGAACTGAAATACAAAAAAACCCATGTAAGCAATACTCTTCAATAACCACGAAAGGCGATGGACAAGAAATCCTCTGTTTCTTGAACTCTTCCGGGAAAGTGGTGGCTTGCAATCTTACTGAAAAACACTTTTTCGAGTACCCAAGATTGCTCCCTCTTCATCACGAGTACTCAATCGACTTAGTTGAATGCGGAGGAGAGCTATTAGCAGTTGTTCTATCTGAATTCCTTGACACAGCTAGTCTCAGAATATggaaatttgatgaaaatgaatGGGCATGGAATCAGGTGTTGTCAATGCCATCAGCAATTTCACATGAGTTTTATAGCAAGAAAGTCGATATCAACTGCACCGGAAGTAGTGAACACATGTTTGTCTGCATTTCAAATTCTGGTTCGACTGATGATGATGAGAGTTGTAGGTATTTCTTGTGTAAATTGGCTGAAAATGAGTGGACTGAATTGCCTGCTTGTTCTGGGAAATTCAGCTGCGCTTTCTCTTTTCAGCCTAGGATTGAAGCTTCTGTGTGA